The genomic interval ACTGGAGGAACGCTTCCCCGGCGATCATGCGCAGTTCCTGGAGCGCTGCCATGCTGCCGGACAATGCCGTCCTACACCGCTCTTGCTGCAATACGGCCCGCAGGACTACAACTGCCTGCACCAGGATCTGTACGGTGAGCACGTCTTTCCGCTGCAAGTGGCGATTCTGCTGTCGGAGCCGGGGCAGGACTTCATCGGCGGCGAATTCGTCCTCACCGAGCAGCGCCCACGCATGCAGTCCCGCCCGCAGGTCATGGACCTGAAGCAGGGCGACGCCTTGATCTTCGCCGTCAACCAGCGGCCGGTCAAAGGCGTGCGCGGCGACTACCGGGTGACCATGCGTCACGGCGTCAGTCGCCTGCACAGCGGCACACGGCATACTCTCGGGATCATCTTTCACGACGCGACATGACGGCCATGCAACCGACAACCCTCGACCTGTTCGCCGACACCGAACCACAACCG from Pseudomonas ekonensis carries:
- a CDS encoding 2OG-Fe(II) oxygenase, which encodes MSNPPTPSPLDSLDWFELERQLDQDGCAIIRNLLRPETCDRLRALYPQSEPFRSQVIMARHGFGRGEYKYFGYPLPPLVERLRSALYPRLVPLANRWYERMGLEERFPGDHAQFLERCHAAGQCRPTPLLLQYGPQDYNCLHQDLYGEHVFPLQVAILLSEPGQDFIGGEFVLTEQRPRMQSRPQVMDLKQGDALIFAVNQRPVKGVRGDYRVTMRHGVSRLHSGTRHTLGIIFHDAT